The Humulus lupulus chromosome 7, drHumLupu1.1, whole genome shotgun sequence region ccatccttgagttggagagcttaggtgatgatgtggacatatgcagctgcttgaccaccacggccgaggtttgaagaggaactagggttaaaccctgttttgccgcctagatcggctggttgtaaatattttcttgtaatagtcctttaaattatatttttgggatcccgatgtatataataaacgttctaatgaacgttacatcctaaccaaaaattttaatccctaaaccgctaatcatacttagttacacgattttggccaaatgactagattagcgagtttagcactatttacaaggcacaccataacggtccctagagtttagggcgttacaactttgtatcagagcgagccaaggtttatggttcctgaagataagcagggcatgtacactcgtcactgaagatagcttcactcagggaatggtaactatttctgtatttatgtgcttaactacttaaatagaatgtaaatgctttacctgcacgttgtattagggagcataagATTCTGAttgagcctggctcttgactatatggttatatgctctgtgaatatatatatatatggatgtgattatgtgattacctgctccatgaatttatttaattgtgatatttgcatgctggagttggaggcatggtatgactATTGGAAGAGcaaggattatgattgatgtatgaatgccatgggcatgtttttagtactgcaagtggtttgtgattgtggtgtggtaagatttatcccgtggggaaagttcttgatatgctcatcatgattaatgggtcaagttattgactgcagattcaatcaacaAGTTTATATCCAAGGTAGATAATGAGGCTTGGTggtggttataatgaggctgggagttacagcagggtatcagttcttcatctgcacctatgaattttcagcagatgcttacagatttgcaatcaaaaTGCAGaagcatgaggaagagattaggtgtttgaagcaacaacgaaatctgttggggagcacctcttcctttgctatgccaggagtggcatcagctttagcgcagcctagggttgagaatagatgggaatttctctgtggaagattctaggagttttaccctccagtcatcgagggaggcctagatccattcagagctgagcaatggatgggcatgatcagttccattcttgaaaGTATTGGGACTGGTAGGTCACAATAGGGTGGCTTGTGCAATATTtgtattgtgggatgatgcccggacgtggtgggaggtagtatctcagacacgagatacagctgtgatggattggaaagaatttaggcagttgttcaatgaaaagtattattatgatgtagctaagaccgctaagatgaatgagtttctgaatcttgttcagggtaaggcaacggtaaccgagtatgttaatggATTTgaagggttggccaagtttgctttagatatggtacccacagatgtagctcagaaggaaaaatttgttcagggattgaatcctgtgatagctcagggcattagagttgccccagtgtatgaaatctctacctatgctcagatggtagagaaggctcttactgttgagagcataagaaatgagaagaagagtgccagggagcacggagctcagatagtggtatctccacttattggagcaagtaagaatgaaagctggaaaactcgtccaatatgcacgctgtgcaagaggcgtcatttgggagaatgctgagcaagggcatgtttcgcatatggcatggttgggcatttcaaaaaggattgcccaaggctaagagagcatgaacaaaaggggatagacagctcgattccaactcgagtgtttattctggggcagtcagagtctgagactgagactagttcctcaggggtggcaggtcagttttctagttctgatttctatgttatgctgattggttttggtgccatgctgttcctttatttgttgcatatagagaggtaTAGAGTTGTTATGCAGATCGCAcagttatgttgtgatgggaagatgGTACTGTATTGGTAATCCAAGAGATGAGTTGGATTGCGATGAAAAAGGACTTatcagtgattttgataaagccagttatgactggctttggctTGATCCAGGATATGGATTGGCTAAGTAGTTATGGGGAAATGCTAAATGGCAAGGAagggatagtaactcttgggcttgagagtgggaagccttgtgatAGTTGGCATGGTGCATGgttctgtatgcttatgacatctgtaatgagagctagagttttattgcagggagatgcatagaactcttagctagtgtgatggataccacttagatcgtGCCAGTGAGATCAGGATAGACTGGactagtctatgagtttctggatgtgttttcaGGGGACTTGCCAGGGTTTATTTTATATGAAAGGagactagaatggtgattggatcagtgccagggatggaatcagatgtAAGCACTATTTTGAATGGCTCTgcggagttgtaagaattaaaggttcagttattgagtaagatggaattctctaaggtggatcttggatctggttaggaccagttagagatcagagaggaagttatataaaagattgtgtttgtatcagataagagcactgaGAGTGTTGAATATGTCTTGAGAATCGGTTTAgtgccaagtgtttgtgaatcagatgaacagagcattcaaaggtttattttaatgggatttgtgattgtcttggacgatggtattgtggtattttctctgcggagatttgccaaggttaaggaacgccttaggggcaagagtgtccttgggtggtaaggatattataggtgccttgggaaagagttTTGAGTCTTCTTATAGATCAAAATCAATTTGTAGGTcgttatgacatctcagtgacagaggaaagtaattgcctaagcaatatgttggttaaaggatctgaccagaactagagtagagtttttggtgggccaggtggccagttttatgtttgagattatcattttgGAAAGGATTAGAAGGAAAGATGACTAATTGAACCACATAtaagaaagattgaatggaaagtcttagctggattagctaagagttgtgcagtgccagatatgaatttattgtggtataagggtcggattttgaatctgatggacattgagattaattgggagattctggatgaatctcatgctatatgttattctcttcattcaggcattatgaaaatgtaacaggatatgaaagctttatagtggtggcctgagatgaagagggatgtaatgggatgcatggtaaagttcttagcctgataGCATGTCAAATTAGAGTGTTAGAAATCGGTGAGGCCATtctagcctttgagtattccataatggaaataagagagcatcgcgatgggtttcgcagtGGGATTTTAGGTTAGTGGGTTAGCGTGAGTTGGCATTGAGTTATTGTGGACCAGTaatccaagtgagttcatttttaTCAGTAAAGATAAGTAAATAGTATAGCTGATCAGTATACAAATCTCTTTGTGAGAGGGATAGAAcgccttcatgaaactcaaggtctatcttatcagatgaagactctattgcgacTTCCAAATTTTAgaagggttaagaaggcgatgagtatatagatggaattcagtacagtttattactcttagactggtggtaaatcagagagagagggttatccaattattattggaagaacatcttataagatgaatgagttagtATATATCtgaatcctgaggtggttcacgggactattgagattattaaagggtggagcttggatgctcacttctcataataaatggaaaagttttacagaattgaaaagcaggaacatagagttccatgTAGAATATTATATCTTCTTCAAAAGTATCACCATGGGAAAGGGTAAGGAGTTaagagcaagttgagccctaaaGTAGAAGAACAGTATTAGTTCTagataggactggtcaggttgactttggtTTGACCTTATCTTTGACACTGTCAGGTatatacagtgtattttgtatttccatgctaaggacatgggttgaaagaaactcGTAAGTTAACTTATGAGAATCAGGGAATTGAAGCTAAATTATCCTGTAAAGAATAGACAAtctagatatgagacagaaagaataaggttctcaggaacaaagtgtaccttgagttaaggtatgttacagaaacagtgaggttgaAGGAATGATCTGGGAAACTGGGATCAGTTGTGCGAAATTGATATTtcggcagttcagataaattttgaggacgaaatttctgtaaggaggggatagttgtaatgccctaaatttcctaataaggtttaagaccttgattaggaggccaggagggccataattgcatattatgttattaaatgataatatgcatgtttaggtgtattaaatatgcatgtgaactcatttctaagtaattgggtgattttcatattttggccatttcaggcatatttggcatatatgtgatatgcgtgtggtgctttattattatctggttatgccagggttactcagcacaagacgatcctaggagataagttagtgggaaagtcacaacgagatttattcttgactcggtgtgagtcaaggggtatttagagcattaccaagTTACTGAGTAATGGGagttaatatttggtgataaattgagagttagtaagatcagggggaaattctagaggttttggctattttgtccccgggggtgtttccgggaccccgagcgttaggatttggttaaggctatttaagcttgaagtaaccttttaaaagaataaaagaacgttctgtacgttttctctcccttaaagttccattttcgtctcccgaacgcattttcgaaggtaacttgagttctaggactcggaatcaagcgaggaccgaggcatagcgatcctaggaaatattagaagcttattagcctgaGGATTTAGTTGGTAACAACTCAATTGGAgttaattcaagtttaagttttaagtttttaaagtttttaaagcttgggttggactttgtgttttggtgagtttttgttagatttgaagcttgggttttatgggttttggatcatggggatgtttgggaactttgatttgtggatttggaggtgtttaggtatgtttttgggaggttttaaaaggttgaaattggggttatggctggttctgggttggcGGCCGCGACCCTGGTTCGAAGAAGCTGGTGGGGGCTTGTtggtcttgctgggcgccgcggccctaggtgtagggcgccatggcccttgctcctggagtggctggggtctgcggcccaaggtgttagggccgcagcccttgggcaggtttgagcccgtttgggtggtttgacctcgggaacttggttttaggcctcgggatcattcctattacccggattggtggggtttgatgtcttggaggctaggtttgggttctgggattggttttagaatttgaactcattggatcaccatttgtggttatgactaggttatcactagaggcttggaatcgggatcgtgcttttggctcgtttattggtaacctgtgctttgaccaaaggtaagaaaactgcaccctgtgtttgtatgacatgcatggttattcttgatgcatgttggattattaaatattacatgcatggttattgttgaggcatgtcaggtggttaaatatgatgcatgtgatgcacgagaaatatgtgattagggcatgctatgattattgaatatgagaatgttcagagcttgagcctctgtgtttatgcatggtcctaattatgctagtaattgttaagtaagcatgatgaatgccctgcattcgaatattggatatatgatatatgtttagtggcattgcttacttttctatggtactgactagtcagggatactgacctaagagtcagaaacgacataagcgtcctgaacgcagggccgaatgaagattagatctaatcgatatcatcgttgaatgactctagggcattaatgttggaccgaccctaaggtcgatgaatcttataagtgcttggctagtctaagactagttactcagagccagggcctaaggcctaggtgactgcttgtcacatggctagggaacactgTACCATAGTTaagactctagagtcatgaggaatgttatgttgatgactagtcatcatgcacctatcctacttAAGCTATTGAAAgtatcacttatctataagcccggtgaccctatcgtcatatggttgttgggaacggaacccaccttagtgtctattacaactgtcactcttctatttagggctaaaagccctggatgattagtatgatcattggttgatgtgttatactcaacattacgtgaactcatttgcctgcttgaatagggttatctctgctaggcgtgtgccttatgatttaatgtcatgatatgactggttatgagtatattgagttttcttgctgggcttcggctcacgggtgctatgtggtgcaggtaaaggcaaaagaaagctggaccatccttgagttggagagcttaggtgatgatgtgtacataagcaactactcgaccaccacagccgaggtttgaggaggaactagggttaaaccctgttttgccgcctagatcggctggttgtaaatattttcttgtaatagacctttaaattatatttttgggatcccaatgtatataataaacgttctaatgaaacgttacatcttaaccaaaaattttaatccctaaaccgctaatcatacgtagttacacgattttggccaaatgactcgattagcgagtttagcaatgTTTACAAgacacaccgtaatggtccctggagtttagggcgttacagcctaGGCACTGTTCCCTGAATCAAAAcctcttttcattttttttgatcttttccttttttttcacgCTTTTCACGGTTCAACTTACAAAAATAATCCAAAAATTGTCCAAAATAATAAAAACCAAAACAACACTtaaaattgttcaaaactaaagCAAAACAACTAAAGAATGGGATACCTCCCAAAAgcgttgtcgttaacgtcatttagccggatgcTAAACTCCTCTTCCAAGAGGCTTCGACCTGATAATGGACTTGGCTTGATCAATGGGACCACCCAAGTATGGTTTCACTCGTTGACCGTTCACCTTGAATGTTTCCTTATATCGATTTTTCAACTCCAAAGACCCATAAGGAAACACTGTTACTACTGTGTACGGTCCCGGCCATCTCGATTTCAACTTTCCTGGAAAGAGTTTCAACCTTGAAATGAACAATAATACCTGCTGACCAGGTTGAAATTCTTTGCGAGacaagttcttgtcatgccatcTCTTGGTGCGTTCCTTGTAAATCTTGGCATTCTCACAGGCTTCATTCCTAAAATCCTCAAGTTCATTCAATTGTAGTAGCCTATTTTTCCCAGCTGCATTCCAATCCATATTCTACCTTCTCATTGCCCAATATGCTCGATGTTCTAATGCCACCGGTAAATGGCAAGCCTTTCCAAAAACCAACCGATAAGGAGACATACCAATGGGGGTCTTAAATGTCGTTCTATAAGCCCATAAAGCATCATCAAGCTTTTTAGACCAATCCTTCATTGAGCTATTAATGGTCTCTTCAATAATGCTCTTGACCTCCCTATTAGAaatttccacttgcccattggatTGTGGATGATAAGGCAAAGTGATTCTATGTCGTACTCCATACTGAGCAAGATAAGCGTCAAACCATTTATTTCCAAAATGACTCCTTCATCGCTTAGGATAGCTCGAGGAGTTACAAATTGAGTAAAAATATTCTTATGCAAAAAATTTAAAACCACTTTACCATCATTCGTAGGAGTTGCTGCCGCTTCCACCCATTTAAACACATAGTCCACAGCGAGCAATATATACTTGTTATTATAGGATGGTGGGAAGGAGCCTGTGAAATCAATCCCCCACACGTCGAACAACTCAACTTCTAGAATGACATTCAGCGGCATCTCATCTCTTCGTGATATGTTACCGATGTGTTGACATCTATCACAAGACTTAACAAAAGTATTTGCATCTTTAAGTAAAATAGGCCAAAAGAAACCACATTGCAATACCTTTGCTGTTGTCCTAGTAGCACCAAAATGATCCCCACAATGGAGAGTGTGATAGTGGTTGAGAATAGAGATCATTTCATCTCCCGGTACACAGCGACGAATTATTTGGTCAGCATAATATTTAAAGAGGATGggctcctcccaataataatgTTTGATCTCGGAGTAGAATTTCTTCAACTATGCTCTAGACATATCAGGAGGCACAACCTTTGCCTCTAGGAAATTGACATAGTCTGCATACCACGGTGGATTGGCTTTGTCACTCACCCCGAACAATTGATCATCGGGAAAATAATCGTTGATTTGAACTTTCTTGGTAATTTGATCTTCCTCAACTTCTAGCCTAGACAAATGATCCTCCATAAGATTCTCGATACCTTTTTTATCTCGGATTTCCATATCAAATTCTTGGAGTAATAAGACCCACCGAATGAGACGGGGTTTAGCATCCTTCTTTTTCATGAGATATTTAATAGCGAAGTGGTCCGTATACACAATCACCTTATTGCCAATTAAATACTAACATAACTTATCGAAAGCATAGACTATGGCTAGAATATCTTTTTCTATTGTTGCATAATTtagttgagcatcatttaaagtttgaCTAGCATAGTATATGGTTCAAAATACCTTGTCCACTCGCTGCCCAAGAACCGCTCAAAccgcataatcactagcatcgcacatAAGCTCGAATGGAATGTCCTAATTAGGTGTACACGCTATAGGTGCTGAAGTTAGCTTCTCCTTGAGAGTCTTGAAAGCAGTCAAACAttcgtcattaaaatcaaagGGAACCCCATTCATTAGCAAGGTGGACAATGTCTTTAAGACCTTGGAGAAATATTTGATAAATCTCTGATAAAACCCCGCATGGCCCAAGAAACTCCACACTCCTTTTACTGAAATTTGGAGGTGGCAAATTCTCTATAGTAGAAATCTTGGCCCGATCCACTTCAATGCCTTCACTAGAAATTTTGTGTCCCAAGAAAATCCCTTCTCTCACCATAAAGATGCATTTCTCCCAATTAAGTACCAAATTTAATTCTTCACAATGTTTAAGAACTGCTTCTAGGTGATCCAAGCATTCATCAAAATCAGACCCGAACACCGAgaagtcatccataaaaatttcaatacTTTTCTctaccatgtcagaaaaaatagccatcatgcacctttgaaaagtagctggtgcattacaaAGACCGAAAGGTATCCTTCGGAAAGCAAAAGTACCATATGGGCAGGTGAATGTTGCCTTCTCTTGATCCTCCAGAGCGATGGTAATTTGGTGGTAACCTGAATACCCATCCAGGAAACAATAATAATTGTGGCCTGCAAGCCTATCCAGCTTCTTATCAACAAATGGCAGCGGGAAGTGGTCCTTCCTTGTCGCCTTATTCAGCTTACGGTAGTCAATAAAAATCCTCCATCCTGTCACAGTACGAGTAGggatgagttcattgttctcattttttacCACAGCCATTCCTCCCTTTTTAGGCACCACTTGAACAGGGCTCACCCAAGCACTGTCAGAAATAGGATAGACCACCCCTGCATCCAACCAGTTAAGTACTTGCTTCCGAACAACATCCTTCATAGAGGGATTTAGCCTTCGTTGAGCTTCGATGGAGGGTTTGCTATCTTCTTCCATAAGAATTATGTGCATTACTGTTGAAGGGCTAATTCCTCGAATATCAGCCAACGTCCACCCAATCACACGTTTATGAGCCCTCAAAACCCTTAAAAGTTTTTCTACTTCACCGTTTGACAGCAATGAAGAAATAATTATAGGCAGCGTTTCTTTCTCCCCCAAGTACACATAACAAAGATGCTCCGGTAAAGACTTCAACTCAAGGACTGGAGGCTTCTCAATAGATGGTATGGGGCGTTCAGGCCCTTGCCCcaattcttcaaatttcttctTGTAATATGGACCATAAGAATTGACCCATTTCACATACTCATGAGTCTCCCAATCCTCTTCTTCATTATCATCACTTAAATCCAAAGCCAACTCAAGAGGATCATTAGTAATCATCTTTTTCGACACCACCCCCTCAATCACATCAACATTAAAGCAACTATCACTTGCTCTTGGATAAGACATGGCCTTAAATACATTAAAGACCACTTCTTCCCCTTGAACTCTCAACCTTAACTCACCCTTTTGCACATCAATGAGGGTTTACCcagtagctaagaatggtctccCAAGAATAATGGGAACCGTTGTATCCTCCTCCATGTCTAGAACAATGAAATCCGTTGGAAAAATAAACTTGTCTACCTTGACTAGCACATCTTCAATAACTCCCCTTGGGTGCTTGATTGATCGATCTGCGAGTTGAAGAGTAATAGTAGTAGGCTTTGCCTCACCAAGACCAAGCTTCCGAAATTCAGATAGCGGCATGAGATTGATACTTGCTCCAATATCACAAAGAGCATGTTTGCATTCAAATTTCCCTATAGTACAAGGGATAGTAAAACTCCCCGGATCTTGAAGCTTTTGTGGAAGCTTCCTTTGGAGAATTGCAATGCACTCTTCAGTAAGTGCCACTATCTCAAAGTCTTCCAACCTTCGTTTCTTTGATAAAATctctttcatgaatttcacataactcggcatttgctccaaagcctcagcaaatgggatgttaatgtgaagctttttaaacacctcaagaaactttgagaattgtttgtcaagagAATTCTTCTGGAGTCATTGTGGATATGGGATTTTGACATTAGAATCAACAACTACCGGTTGAATATTCTCTTTGGTTGCAAGGCCTTCAGTAACCTTTTCCACCACTTGGAGCTCAAATTTTTCACAACTCACCTCTTCTTCTGACTTTTTTTTCTTGAGTCCCTTTTAGAGAAGGACCCTCAATTTCTTTCCTG contains the following coding sequences:
- the LOC133791543 gene encoding uncharacterized protein LOC133791543, with protein sequence MDWNAAGKNRLLQLNELEDFRNEACENAKIYKERTKRWHDKNLSRKEFQPGQQVLLFISRLKLFPGKLKSRWPGPYTVVTVFPYGSLELKNRYKETFKVNGQRVKPYLGGPIDQAKSIIRSKPLGRGV